A genomic region of Deltaproteobacteria bacterium contains the following coding sequences:
- a CDS encoding HD domain-containing protein, producing the protein MVPSIQECYQLMDTYRMLDNIRVHSVVVAKVTRLIVQDLREADIHVSIEIATAGALLHDIGKTASLQTGEDHSELGRQICLKNHFDEIAAIVAEHVRLKDYSLNGSFSEKEIVFYADKRVKHDQIVSLNERLAYILDRYSRGQERLNRAIKENFYLCRLIQEKLFRKLSFSPEALSRMVAGCRMPL; encoded by the coding sequence ATGGTCCCTTCAATTCAGGAATGCTATCAGCTCATGGATACCTACCGGATGCTGGATAATATCAGGGTCCATTCCGTGGTCGTGGCAAAGGTGACCCGCCTGATCGTTCAAGATCTTCGGGAGGCAGACATCCATGTGTCTATTGAAATCGCGACCGCCGGGGCGCTCCTCCATGACATCGGGAAAACCGCTTCCCTTCAAACGGGTGAGGATCATTCCGAGCTGGGGAGACAGATTTGCCTAAAAAACCATTTTGACGAAATCGCCGCAATTGTCGCAGAACATGTGAGATTGAAAGACTATTCCTTAAATGGAAGCTTTTCTGAAAAGGAGATCGTCTTTTATGCGGACAAACGGGTCAAGCATGATCAGATTGTCAGCCTCAATGAGCGCCTGGCCTATATCCTCGATCGGTACAGCAGGGGCCAGGAGCGACTGAACCGGGCCATTAAAGAGAATTTTTATCTCTGCAGACTGATTCAGGAGAAACTGTTCAGAAAACTGTCTTTCAGCCCTGAAGCCCTGTCCCGCATGGTGGCCGGATGCCGCATGCCCCTGTGA
- a CDS encoding type II toxin-antitoxin system VapC family toxin, with product MILYLDTSALVKKYWSEEGSMDVLGWWREAEEIATSSVAYAEALSEFYRKKRETDGLSEKAFGALMLSFEKDWKSLIRVHVTDALNQTIEDLIGVYPLRGFDLIHLASALLVWEKTPENFVFSCYDERLAEAARENGLSVLPEKAPDP from the coding sequence ATGATTCTCTATCTGGACACCAGTGCCCTGGTGAAGAAATACTGGTCGGAAGAGGGGTCCATGGATGTCCTTGGCTGGTGGCGAGAGGCGGAAGAGATCGCTACTTCCTCGGTGGCATACGCCGAGGCATTGTCGGAATTTTACAGAAAAAAAAGGGAGACCGATGGACTTTCCGAAAAGGCATTCGGGGCACTGATGCTGTCTTTCGAGAAGGACTGGAAAAGCCTTATCCGAGTCCATGTAACAGATGCACTGAATCAAACCATCGAAGATCTCATCGGTGTTTATCCGCTTCGGGGGTTTGATCTCATCCACCTCGCATCGGCCCTGTTGGTTTGGGAAAAGACACCGGAAAATTTCGTTTTTTCCTGTTATGATGAGAGACTCGCAGAAGCGGCCAGGGAGAATGGGCTTTCCGTCCTGCCCGAAAAGGCACCGGATCCTTGA
- a CDS encoding TIGR01777 family oxidoreductase, protein MKIFITGGTGFVGTTLTQHLVEQGHQVTILTRKAPTEPAQAAGQGVSYLEGDPTLPGAWQERVPQHNVIVNLAGASIFRKWDRKAKELIRNSRVRTTTHLVEALSKGAKEGTTLLSTSAVGYYGFHGDEALDEDSPAGDDFLASVTREWEAAAGRAEAFGARVVICRLGIVLGKSGGALGEMKPLFQKGLGSPLGSGNQWVSWIHEKDLVDIYLFLMTTGDLSGPINCTAPEPVRNRELTHALAKAMGRPTFLPAVPGFVVKMIKGEFGSNLLEGQRVFPKKLLTHGFQFHFSDIETALKDLL, encoded by the coding sequence ATGAAGATCTTTATCACCGGCGGCACCGGATTTGTGGGTACGACCTTGACGCAGCATCTCGTCGAGCAGGGTCACCAAGTGACTATTTTGACGCGAAAAGCGCCCACAGAACCCGCTCAGGCGGCGGGACAGGGCGTTTCCTATCTGGAAGGGGATCCCACGCTCCCGGGGGCATGGCAAGAGCGTGTGCCACAGCATAATGTCATCGTCAATCTGGCCGGGGCCTCCATCTTCAGGAAGTGGGATCGAAAGGCCAAGGAACTCATCCGGAACAGCCGGGTTCGGACAACGACGCATCTGGTGGAGGCCCTGTCCAAGGGCGCGAAAGAGGGAACCACCCTGCTCAGCACCTCTGCCGTTGGCTACTATGGTTTCCACGGAGACGAGGCATTGGACGAGGATAGTCCTGCGGGAGATGATTTCCTGGCCTCAGTGACCCGTGAGTGGGAGGCCGCCGCGGGCCGGGCCGAGGCCTTTGGGGCAAGGGTTGTTATCTGCCGGTTGGGAATCGTACTGGGAAAAAGCGGCGGCGCCCTCGGCGAGATGAAGCCTTTGTTCCAGAAAGGGTTAGGGAGTCCCTTAGGGAGCGGCAACCAGTGGGTTTCATGGATACATGAAAAGGATCTGGTGGATATTTATCTATTCCTGATGACGACAGGCGACCTGTCCGGTCCCATCAACTGCACGGCGCCTGAGCCGGTCAGGAACAGGGAACTGACCCATGCCCTGGCAAAGGCCATGGGAAGGCCGACCTTCCTCCCCGCGGTACCCGGCTTTGTCGTCAAGATGATAAAAGGAGAGTTTGGGTCCAATCTCTTAGAGGGGCAGCGAGTTTTTCCGAAAAAGCTTTTAACCCATGGATTTCAATTTCATTTTTCCGACATAGAGACGGCCCTGAAGGATCTCCTTTGA
- a CDS encoding deoxyribodipyrimidine photolyase: MHLVSSVPDLRVRKGNPGAVDAGGRFVLYWMIANRRARWNYSLDRAIDWAKALDKPLVVLEALRCGYDWASDRLHHFILRGMADNAERFTGPPVLYYPYLEPAPDAGKGLLENLAREACVVVTDDFPAFFLPKMIAAASKKAKVLMELVDGNGLLPMRAADRVFPTAYAFRRFLQKTLPSYLMEHPRPFPLRGLRLPRLEAIPGHVRDKWPPADSGILSNTANSLTRLPIDHQVGAVQGEGGSRTAEQRLRVFLERHIAVYDRDRNLPGVEATSGLSPYLHFGHIAAHQIFHAIMKKEDWFFDRISPRSNGGRSGWWGMSASAEAFLDQLVTWRELGFNMCWQRMDYAQYESLPNWALNTLADHETDDRPYLYTLETLASAQTHDPLWNAAQTQLVREGRIHNYLRMLWGKKILQWTAHPREALHIMIELNNRYAMDGRDPNSYSGIFWTLGRYDRAWGPERPVFGKIRYMSSKNTARKFDVSGYVERYSSHALAAAQRLNDVTAPS; this comes from the coding sequence ATGCATCTGGTGAGTTCTGTACCCGACCTGCGGGTTCGAAAAGGGAACCCCGGCGCGGTTGATGCCGGGGGCCGGTTCGTCCTCTACTGGATGATCGCCAATCGCCGGGCACGATGGAATTACAGCCTGGATCGCGCCATTGACTGGGCCAAAGCGCTTGACAAACCCCTGGTGGTGCTGGAGGCCCTCCGGTGTGGGTATGACTGGGCCAGCGACCGGTTGCACCACTTCATACTGCGGGGGATGGCAGATAATGCGGAGCGGTTCACGGGGCCTCCGGTACTTTATTATCCCTATCTGGAACCTGCCCCGGATGCGGGCAAAGGGCTCCTGGAGAACCTTGCCCGTGAGGCGTGCGTGGTGGTGACAGACGACTTTCCCGCCTTCTTTCTCCCCAAAATGATCGCCGCAGCGTCAAAAAAAGCAAAGGTGCTCATGGAACTGGTGGATGGGAACGGACTCCTTCCCATGCGGGCAGCGGATCGGGTATTCCCAACGGCCTATGCCTTCAGGCGATTCCTCCAGAAGACGCTTCCCTCCTATCTCATGGAACATCCCCGTCCCTTCCCCCTCAGAGGCCTCCGCCTCCCTCGACTCGAGGCGATCCCCGGGCATGTGCGGGATAAATGGCCCCCGGCAGATTCCGGTATCCTGAGCAATACGGCAAACTCCCTGACCCGATTGCCCATAGATCATCAGGTCGGCGCTGTTCAGGGAGAGGGAGGGTCCCGGACAGCAGAGCAAAGGCTCCGGGTATTTCTGGAAAGGCACATTGCAGTCTATGACCGGGACCGGAATTTACCTGGCGTAGAGGCGACCAGCGGACTTTCCCCCTACCTCCACTTCGGCCACATCGCCGCCCACCAGATCTTCCACGCGATCATGAAGAAGGAAGACTGGTTTTTCGATCGGATCTCGCCCCGGTCAAACGGCGGCCGCTCAGGGTGGTGGGGCATGAGCGCTTCGGCCGAGGCCTTCTTGGATCAGCTGGTTACCTGGCGGGAACTGGGCTTCAACATGTGCTGGCAGAGAATGGATTACGCGCAATATGAATCTCTCCCCAACTGGGCATTGAATACGCTGGCCGATCACGAGACGGACGATCGACCCTATCTCTACACCCTGGAGACCCTGGCATCGGCCCAGACCCATGATCCGCTCTGGAATGCAGCCCAGACCCAACTGGTCCGGGAGGGCCGCATCCACAACTACCTGCGCATGCTGTGGGGCAAAAAGATCCTTCAGTGGACCGCCCACCCCAGAGAGGCCCTTCATATCATGATTGAATTGAATAATCGCTACGCCATGGACGGCCGGGACCCCAATTCCTATTCCGGGATCTTCTGGACCTTAGGCCGTTACGACCGGGCATGGGGGCCGGAGCGACCCGTGTTCGGCAAGATCCGTTACATGAGTTCCAAAAACACGGCTCGAAAATTCGACGTCAGCGGCTACGTCGAGAGATATTCGAGCCATGCGTTAGCCGCAGCGCAGCGGCTCAACGACGTTACTGCTCCATCCTGA
- a CDS encoding glycosyltransferase has protein sequence MNEHFEREVNPENVNRAELVVCIPSYNEADAISYPVTQADIGLDQYFNDMDTVIINCDNNSPDNTRQAFLDTRTKAPKIYLSTEPGIKGKGNNFKNLFEKVVALKAKAVVVVDADLKSITPEWIRHLGKPLFQGFSYVAPLYIRHKYDGTITNGIAYPMTRALYGRRVRQPIGGDFGFSGKLAQAYLDSASWNASVANFGIDIWMTTLAINQRVQICQAFLGRPKIHRTKDPGSDLGPMFRQVVGTIFCLMEEFNGFWTKVKYSRPTAIFGFGLGEVEMPPKVDVDTDNLLQQFHQGFDLFSHVWEQILTTDVYRKLQEIGGLKEMEFNFPTDLWARVLFDTAVSYGIVDIEPDDIMDSLIPLYFGRTLSFVKRTRKMSIKQAEEAIENDCETFEMTKPYLLQRWKKRATHNS, from the coding sequence ATGAATGAGCATTTTGAAAGAGAGGTGAACCCGGAAAACGTCAACAGGGCGGAATTGGTGGTTTGTATCCCTTCCTATAACGAGGCCGATGCCATCAGCTACCCGGTCACCCAGGCAGATATCGGATTAGATCAGTATTTCAATGACATGGACACGGTCATTATCAACTGTGACAACAATTCTCCTGACAACACCCGCCAGGCGTTTCTGGATACCCGGACCAAGGCACCGAAGATCTATCTTTCCACTGAACCCGGTATCAAGGGAAAGGGGAATAATTTCAAGAATCTCTTTGAAAAGGTGGTTGCGCTTAAGGCCAAGGCGGTGGTGGTCGTTGATGCAGACCTGAAAAGCATTACGCCGGAATGGATCCGGCATCTGGGCAAGCCCCTGTTCCAGGGATTTTCCTATGTCGCCCCCCTTTATATCCGGCATAAATATGACGGCACCATTACCAATGGAATCGCATATCCGATGACAAGGGCACTGTATGGACGAAGGGTCCGGCAGCCGATCGGCGGCGACTTCGGCTTCAGCGGAAAGCTGGCCCAGGCGTATCTGGACAGCGCCTCGTGGAATGCGTCCGTTGCGAATTTCGGGATTGATATCTGGATGACCACGCTGGCCATCAATCAAAGGGTTCAGATATGCCAGGCGTTTCTGGGGCGCCCCAAGATTCACCGGACCAAAGATCCGGGATCTGATCTTGGCCCGATGTTCAGACAGGTGGTAGGCACCATCTTCTGTTTAATGGAAGAGTTTAACGGTTTTTGGACAAAGGTCAAATATAGCCGGCCCACAGCCATATTCGGTTTCGGTCTCGGCGAAGTGGAAATGCCCCCCAAAGTGGATGTGGATACAGACAATCTTCTCCAACAGTTTCATCAAGGCTTTGATTTATTCAGCCATGTATGGGAGCAGATCCTCACCACCGATGTATACCGGAAGCTCCAGGAGATAGGAGGCCTCAAGGAGATGGAGTTCAATTTCCCCACCGATCTGTGGGCCCGGGTACTCTTTGACACCGCGGTTTCATACGGGATAGTGGACATTGAACCCGATGACATAATGGATTCCCTGATCCCCCTCTATTTCGGAAGGACCCTCTCCTTTGTGAAGCGGACCCGGAAGATGTCCATCAAACAGGCGGAAGAGGCCATTGAAAACGACTGCGAGACCTTTGAAATGACCAAGCCCTATCTGCTTCAGCGGTGGAAAAAAAGAGCGACCCATAACTCATGA
- a CDS encoding pyridoxamine 5'-phosphate oxidase family protein, translating into MPNDTLEKMKLLVRSHNFCVLATESKGRPHCSLMAYAADDACGEIYMVTPRATTKYKNLMNNPLVSLLIDTRADHPGKRPPDAQALTVEGKFLPIRDREKRASVEARLTAVHPYLKEFMNSEDAEIFSVKVVSFLLLKGLSDAYFEEV; encoded by the coding sequence ATGCCAAATGATACGCTGGAGAAGATGAAATTGCTGGTGCGATCCCATAATTTCTGCGTCCTGGCCACGGAGTCGAAGGGAAGGCCCCACTGCTCCCTCATGGCCTATGCTGCGGATGATGCGTGCGGGGAGATCTATATGGTCACCCCCCGCGCCACCACCAAATACAAGAATCTGATGAACAATCCTCTTGTCAGCCTTCTCATTGACACGCGGGCGGACCACCCCGGCAAGAGACCCCCTGACGCACAGGCCCTGACCGTTGAAGGGAAGTTCCTGCCCATCCGTGACAGGGAAAAACGGGCGTCAGTTGAGGCCAGGCTCACCGCGGTCCATCCCTATCTGAAGGAGTTTATGAACAGTGAAGATGCGGAGATATTTTCGGTGAAAGTGGTCTCTTTTTTGCTGCTGAAAGGGCTGTCGGATGCGTATTTTGAGGAGGTGTGA
- a CDS encoding DUF523 and DUF1722 domain-containing protein — MEERIRLGVSRCLMGDDVRYDGGHKLDHFIRDTLGAYVDFVPVCPEVECGLGVPREAMRLEGNVESPRLVTVRTKVDLTDRMLQWAGQRVRQLEKEDLCGFIFKSKSPSSGMERVKVYTDKGMPVMRGVGLFARVFKTHFPLLPVEDDGRLHDPVLRENFIESIFTLKRWRDTLKERKSMGRLVRFHTAKKLLLLSHSQQHYRDMGKLVAQGKELPVAELYSRYETLLLETIRLTPTVKKHVNVLQHMMGYFKKVLSPDEKQELLEVISGYHQGLTPLIVSITLFNHYVRKYQEPYLSRQTYLNPHPTALKLRNHV; from the coding sequence ATGGAAGAACGCATCCGATTGGGCGTCAGTCGTTGCCTGATGGGCGATGATGTCCGTTACGACGGCGGGCATAAGCTGGATCATTTTATCCGGGACACTCTGGGGGCTTATGTAGATTTCGTACCGGTCTGCCCGGAGGTGGAGTGCGGCCTGGGCGTTCCCAGAGAAGCCATGCGGCTGGAGGGAAACGTGGAATCCCCCCGGCTGGTCACTGTTCGAACCAAAGTGGACCTTACCGACCGAATGCTCCAATGGGCCGGTCAACGGGTCCGTCAATTGGAGAAAGAGGATCTGTGCGGATTTATCTTCAAGAGCAAGTCGCCTTCCAGCGGCATGGAACGGGTCAAGGTCTATACGGACAAGGGGATGCCGGTGATGCGGGGCGTGGGACTCTTTGCCCGGGTCTTCAAGACCCATTTCCCGCTCCTCCCGGTGGAGGATGACGGACGGCTTCATGATCCGGTGCTCCGGGAGAATTTCATTGAGAGTATATTCACGCTCAAGCGCTGGCGCGACACGCTGAAGGAGAGGAAGAGCATGGGGAGGCTCGTCCGGTTTCACACTGCCAAAAAGCTCCTCCTCCTCTCCCACAGCCAGCAGCATTATCGGGATATGGGGAAGCTGGTGGCCCAGGGGAAAGAACTCCCCGTGGCGGAACTCTACAGCCGATATGAAACACTGCTCCTGGAGACAATAAGGCTCACGCCGACCGTCAAAAAGCACGTCAATGTACTCCAGCATATGATGGGATATTTCAAGAAGGTCCTCTCCCCGGATGAAAAACAGGAACTCTTGGAGGTGATCTCCGGCTATCACCAGGGTCTCACCCCCCTGATCGTATCGATCACCCTGTTCAACCATTATGTGCGCAAGTATCAGGAACCCTATCTCAGCCGGCAGACCTACCTGAATCCCCACCCCACGGCGCTCAAATTACGAAATCATGTGTAG
- a CDS encoding class I SAM-dependent methyltransferase: MKSAANCQDSRVSEMSPIFSHDAFSRLDPSDDASFYAKDRFVSHLDTLALSTVEHLIGSLIVEDRPAILDLMAGWDSHIPEALNPSEVVGLGLNENELKENAQLTGYVLHDINRDPRLPFSDNRFDAVINTVSVDYMTQPVAVFKEVARILRPGGLFLVIFSDRMFPQKAVRLWRESTQDERAILVDEFFKQCEGFEKSSLFVSRGKPRPGDDKYAGSTPVSDPVYVLYAEKKGGPPDRKPRLVSPISYGENQDKDALEQKKAAIKETLCCPHCGGKLNKWEVPDNPFCQTWDNEFMYICFNDECPYFVRGWDKMYQDTQQGMSYRLMYNPEKDRCLPIPVRSHQDLRDGIMG, translated from the coding sequence AGCAGGGTCTCGGAAATGAGCCCCATCTTTTCTCATGACGCCTTTTCCAGACTGGATCCGTCGGATGATGCGAGCTTCTATGCAAAGGACCGGTTTGTCAGCCATCTGGATACGCTGGCACTCTCCACGGTCGAGCACCTTATCGGCAGCCTCATTGTCGAGGACCGGCCGGCGATTCTGGATCTGATGGCAGGATGGGACTCCCATATCCCCGAAGCGCTCAACCCCTCGGAGGTGGTGGGGCTGGGGCTGAATGAAAATGAACTGAAAGAGAATGCCCAATTGACCGGATATGTACTTCACGATATCAACCGGGATCCCCGGCTTCCCTTTTCGGATAACCGGTTCGACGCGGTGATCAACACGGTGTCCGTGGACTACATGACACAGCCGGTGGCGGTATTTAAAGAGGTTGCGCGAATTCTGAGGCCGGGCGGGCTCTTTCTGGTGATCTTTTCAGACCGGATGTTCCCTCAGAAGGCGGTCAGGCTCTGGCGGGAATCGACCCAAGATGAGCGGGCCATACTGGTGGACGAATTCTTCAAGCAGTGCGAAGGGTTTGAGAAATCCTCTCTTTTTGTGTCGAGGGGAAAGCCGAGGCCCGGAGACGATAAGTATGCGGGATCAACGCCGGTCAGTGATCCGGTTTATGTCCTTTATGCTGAGAAAAAAGGGGGCCCACCGGACCGGAAGCCTCGGCTGGTGAGCCCCATCAGCTACGGCGAAAACCAGGATAAGGATGCCCTGGAACAAAAGAAGGCCGCCATCAAGGAAACCCTTTGCTGTCCCCACTGCGGAGGGAAGTTGAACAAATGGGAGGTCCCGGACAATCCCTTCTGTCAGACCTGGGACAACGAGTTCATGTATATCTGCTTCAATGACGAGTGCCCCTATTTTGTCAGGGGCTGGGACAAGATGTACCAGGACACCCAACAGGGCATGTCCTATCGCTTGATGTACAATCCGGAAAAAGACCGGTGCCTTCCGATCCCGGTGCGATCCCATCAGGATCTCAGGGACGGGATCATGGGGTAA
- a CDS encoding putative toxin-antitoxin system toxin component, PIN family, translating into MNIIIDTNVALSGLLWGGPPNQILRWARDRIIRVLACSRTVGELKRVLQYSKFTDRLSVLKTTPEEALAYFLDLVTFAPDPASVPSVIKADPFDNLFLALAVENKAPLIISGDRHLLDLETFENIQVITPSQAVEVILRLLKDR; encoded by the coding sequence TTGAACATCATCATCGACACCAACGTCGCCCTTTCAGGCCTGCTCTGGGGAGGTCCGCCCAACCAAATCCTCAGATGGGCGCGAGACAGGATCATCCGAGTTCTGGCATGCAGCAGGACGGTGGGTGAACTCAAGCGGGTTCTACAGTACAGCAAGTTCACGGACAGGCTTTCTGTGCTCAAGACAACCCCGGAGGAGGCCCTGGCATATTTCCTCGATCTGGTGACGTTTGCACCTGATCCTGCATCGGTGCCATCCGTTATCAAGGCAGATCCTTTCGACAATCTGTTTCTCGCGCTCGCTGTGGAAAACAAGGCCCCTTTGATCATTTCGGGAGACAGACACCTCCTTGATCTGGAGACCTTCGAAAATATCCAGGTCATTACGCCCAGCCAGGCAGTGGAAGTGATCTTGAGGCTGTTGAAGGATAGATAA
- a CDS encoding type II toxin-antitoxin system prevent-host-death family antitoxin, with translation MVTTGIKELKNQLSRYLSMVRDGEEVLVTDRGKAIARIICEQTRRQSIKMALHPLAQERVLSLPTQEIDRNIPHPVRLGDKSVSETAVEDQR, from the coding sequence ATGGTAACAACCGGTATCAAGGAACTGAAAAACCAGCTGAGTCGCTACTTGTCCATGGTAAGGGACGGAGAAGAGGTGCTTGTTACGGATCGGGGCAAGGCAATTGCCCGGATCATCTGTGAGCAAACGCGAAGGCAGTCTATAAAAATGGCCCTCCATCCGCTTGCCCAAGAGAGGGTGTTGAGCCTTCCCACCCAGGAGATCGACAGGAATATCCCTCATCCTGTCAGGCTTGGCGACAAATCGGTCTCGGAAACGGCTGTTGAGGATCAGCGATGA
- a CDS encoding HAD-IIB family hydrolase produces the protein MGSNSPFYLIFTDLDGTLLDHDTYGWEAAIPALEHCRKLGTPVIIVSSKTRAEINILRRRLSLSAPFISENGGGIFFPKETFPDPPPGAVASDGPGPGESPEGTAAGRGMGVWKISLGIPYGRLTQVLGEIRQELQWDIKGFSEMGLDEISRLTGLNKRDARYAAMREYDEPFIIQGDAPEDPAPLYRAAEDRGLLITSGGRFYHLQGKNDKAKGMELVTAWYRSRHNDAVTIALGDSPNDFTMLEQADIPVLIRSKRTFQGLKRRIPRLRISDQFGPAGWNSAVLRILSQNGEKVYE, from the coding sequence ATGGGATCAAACTCCCCGTTTTATCTTATCTTCACCGACTTGGACGGCACCCTCCTGGATCATGATACCTATGGATGGGAGGCGGCTATCCCGGCACTTGAACACTGCCGAAAACTAGGGACGCCCGTGATCATTGTCTCCAGCAAGACCCGGGCCGAAATAAATATCCTGCGCAGGAGGCTGTCCCTTTCGGCACCCTTTATCTCGGAGAACGGGGGAGGTATATTTTTCCCGAAAGAGACATTTCCCGACCCTCCCCCCGGGGCCGTTGCCTCTGATGGTCCTGGGCCCGGGGAATCCCCTGAGGGGACTGCCGCGGGCAGAGGGATGGGAGTGTGGAAAATATCTCTCGGCATTCCATATGGCCGGTTGACCCAGGTCCTTGGGGAGATCCGCCAGGAATTACAATGGGACATCAAGGGGTTTTCAGAAATGGGGCTTGACGAAATATCCCGTCTAACAGGCCTCAATAAAAGGGATGCCCGATACGCGGCCATGCGTGAGTACGACGAGCCGTTCATCATCCAGGGGGATGCACCCGAAGACCCGGCCCCGCTTTATCGTGCTGCAGAGGACAGGGGCCTTTTGATTACATCGGGAGGCCGGTTTTATCATCTTCAGGGAAAAAATGATAAGGCAAAGGGGATGGAACTTGTCACGGCGTGGTACAGGTCGCGTCATAACGATGCAGTGACCATCGCCCTTGGAGACAGTCCGAATGATTTTACCATGCTCGAGCAGGCGGATATTCCCGTGTTGATCCGTTCCAAACGCACGTTTCAAGGTCTGAAACGTCGAATCCCGAGGCTCAGGATCTCTGATCAGTTCGGTCCGGCAGGCTGGAATTCAGCCGTATTACGCATCTTGAGCCAAAATGGAGAAAAAGTTTATGAATGA